From a region of the Candidatus Brocadia sp. genome:
- the selA gene encoding L-seryl-tRNA(Sec) selenium transferase, whose translation MHQDILRSIPSVNELLASPDISKFTGRYPRLLVVETIRAVLENIRQSLTNKKECAEAQAIDLSPQRLYHLVQESLRQKFCGIEHAINATGIILHTGLGRAPLADEAARQIQNVLKGFCTLEIEKLNGRRGVRYQSIEQLVGMITGAESALVVNNNAAAVLLALDTLARGKEAIISRSQLVEIGGSFRMPDVMARSGALLVEVGTTNKTYLTDYSNAITERTGLLLKVHQSNFKIVGFTETVGLKDLVSLGKERNIPVVYDLGSGALIDPERFGLPHEPTVQESIKAGVDIVTFSTDKLLGGPQGGIIAGKKKWVDLLKKNPLTRALRVGKLTIAALEATLRLYLDEELAVKKNPVLAMMFAPLEIIEERCKKLISKITPEAKALMNISTVEGLSEMGGGSLPGEGIPTKRISLLPERINADELATRLRGNTPPIFARIEQDRVLLDMRTVYDNEVDTIAVALENICSS comes from the coding sequence ATGCACCAGGACATCCTTAGGTCAATCCCATCGGTCAATGAACTCCTAGCGTCACCAGATATATCAAAATTTACTGGCAGGTATCCGAGGCTGCTTGTTGTTGAGACAATACGTGCAGTTTTGGAAAATATTCGTCAATCCCTGACGAATAAAAAAGAATGCGCCGAGGCACAGGCAATTGATCTGTCTCCACAAAGACTTTACCACCTTGTTCAAGAATCCCTCCGGCAAAAATTCTGTGGCATCGAACATGCCATCAATGCAACGGGGATCATCCTTCACACCGGACTTGGCAGGGCGCCCCTTGCGGATGAGGCTGCAAGGCAGATACAGAACGTCTTAAAGGGTTTCTGTACCCTGGAAATTGAGAAGCTGAACGGGAGAAGAGGGGTTCGATATCAGTCTATTGAACAACTCGTTGGTATGATTACGGGGGCAGAGTCGGCACTCGTGGTTAACAACAATGCCGCTGCCGTCTTATTGGCATTAGATACCCTGGCCAGAGGCAAGGAGGCTATCATTTCGCGTTCCCAGCTTGTGGAAATTGGCGGGTCGTTCCGCATGCCCGATGTTATGGCCAGAAGCGGAGCGCTCTTGGTTGAAGTAGGGACTACCAACAAGACGTATCTCACCGACTATAGCAATGCCATTACCGAGCGAACCGGACTCTTGTTGAAGGTGCATCAAAGCAACTTCAAAATCGTGGGTTTTACCGAAACGGTAGGTTTGAAAGACCTTGTTTCTTTGGGGAAAGAGCGTAATATTCCGGTAGTGTATGACCTGGGAAGCGGCGCTTTGATTGACCCGGAAAGATTTGGCTTGCCTCATGAGCCGACTGTGCAGGAAAGCATAAAGGCGGGGGTGGATATCGTCACGTTCAGCACGGACAAATTATTGGGTGGCCCTCAGGGTGGCATTATTGCCGGGAAAAAGAAATGGGTTGACCTGTTGAAAAAGAATCCACTGACCCGTGCACTCCGTGTGGGGAAATTGACCATCGCAGCGCTGGAAGCGACATTAAGACTGTATCTGGACGAGGAACTTGCTGTAAAAAAAAATCCCGTCCTTGCCATGATGTTTGCTCCGCTTGAGATAATAGAAGAAAGGTGCAAAAAATTAATAAGCAAAATAACTCCAGAAGCAAAGGCTCTCATGAACATTTCCACGGTGGAAGGTCTTTCAGAGATGGGTGGAGGCTCGCTGCCGGGTGAAGGGATTCCCACAAAGCGCATTTCACTCCTTCCGGAAAGAATAAATGCGGATGAATTAGCCACACGACTGCGGGGTAACACCCCCCCAATTTTTGCAAGGATTGAGCAAGACCGTGTGCTTCTTGATATGCGTACGGTGTATGACAACGAAGTTGACACGATTGCCGTGGCATTAGAAAATATATGCAGTTCTTAA